One stretch of Cohnella algarum DNA includes these proteins:
- a CDS encoding GerAB/ArcD/ProY family transporter, with protein sequence MTKSFEYADREIGSKEVSYAVSNVVIGLGILTLPASIVVATNSSDGWVSILLGGLIAIGFAWMLTRLAVRFPKQSYRDIAASLTNRPTANVLTLSFAFYTFLYVSYEVRGVSSISKLYLFDRTPVEAICFVFLLVLVYGVSGPSISLLRLNLLFFPIILLILTAVLALSAGDFDYERLKPFFVTPFPKLLIAAKETAFSFLGFEILLFYNLFVNRPKKLGKAVFIGMLMPTLVYLLVFLFVVGVFSTEVVANTLFPLAELAKQVEVPGGFFERFESVFFAVWVMSLYCTAVMAFDVTLIALQSVFPKASRMSLIFLLTPFVFLVAMQPTNLQEIRLFSEWISYLGIIVAWVFPAFLLIAAKARRVKPDA encoded by the coding sequence ATGACGAAAAGCTTCGAGTATGCCGACCGTGAAATCGGAAGCAAGGAAGTGTCTTATGCGGTCAGCAACGTCGTCATCGGCCTCGGCATTTTGACGCTGCCCGCTTCGATCGTCGTGGCCACGAACTCCTCGGACGGATGGGTGTCGATTTTGCTCGGCGGGCTGATCGCGATCGGCTTCGCCTGGATGCTGACCCGATTGGCCGTCCGCTTTCCGAAGCAAAGCTATCGCGATATCGCCGCGTCCTTGACCAATCGCCCGACGGCCAACGTGCTGACGCTGTCATTCGCTTTTTACACCTTTTTGTACGTAAGCTACGAAGTTCGCGGAGTGTCGAGCATATCGAAGCTGTATTTGTTCGACCGCACGCCGGTGGAAGCGATTTGCTTCGTGTTTTTGCTGGTGCTCGTTTACGGCGTGTCCGGCCCGAGCATTTCGCTGCTGCGGCTCAATCTGCTGTTTTTTCCGATCATCCTGCTCATTTTGACGGCCGTCCTGGCGTTGAGCGCCGGCGATTTCGATTACGAACGCCTGAAGCCGTTTTTCGTCACGCCTTTCCCGAAGCTTCTGATTGCGGCCAAGGAAACGGCCTTTTCTTTCCTCGGGTTCGAGATCCTGCTGTTCTACAACCTATTCGTCAACCGCCCGAAAAAACTCGGAAAAGCCGTATTCATCGGGATGCTGATGCCGACTCTCGTCTATTTGCTCGTCTTTCTGTTTGTCGTCGGCGTCTTCAGCACCGAGGTCGTCGCCAACACCCTTTTTCCGCTCGCGGAGCTGGCCAAGCAGGTCGAAGTGCCCGGCGGCTTTTTCGAGCGGTTCGAATCGGTTTTTTTCGCGGTTTGGGTCATGTCCCTGTACTGCACCGCGGTCATGGCTTTCGACGTGACGCTGATCGCGCTGCAGTCGGTGTTCCCGAAGGCGAGCCGAATGAGCCTGATTTTTCTGCTGACTCCATTTGTGTTTCTCGTGGCGATGCAGCCGACGAATCTGCAAGAAATCCGCCTTTTTTCCGAGTGGATCAGCTATTTGGGCATCATCGTCGCTTGGGTTTTCCCCGCTTTCCTTCTGATCGCGGCCAAAGCGCGGCGGGTGAAACCGGATGCGTAA
- a CDS encoding spore germination protein — translation MNTSGQSPLLSTTLGQNLRFIRQKLSESGDLTIQNVQFGHRVASIITLDGLNDIYAIQKHLVQPLQLGGRESALQDRSGGWLDEIETRFISLPVLKRTNEWDEIVAAVLAGDAALLLDGEDRALLIKSRNPPGRAIEEPQTEALVRGPREGFTENISANMTLVRKQIRDPNLTFDTVLVGRRSRQTLAVAYIDGIAHPEIVKEVKRRLESLDVDAAPESGTIEQWIEDSFLSPFPQILHTERPDKVASALLQGKVALLLEGTPFVLLLPTTLVSLIQSPEDYYERWIIGSLIRTLRYAAVLVTLLLPALYVALISFHQGMIPFKLAFSIAATREGVPFPAVVEALLMEGTFELLREAGIRLPKPIGQTIGIVGGLVIGEAAVQAGIVSPVMVIIVSITAISSFAIPAYSVGIAFRILRFAVILAASIFGLYGIVLAMITICIHLLRLYSFGVPYSAPYAPTLKSDWRDLIVRLRSRF, via the coding sequence GTGAACACCAGCGGACAATCTCCCTTATTGTCGACGACGCTAGGCCAAAATCTCCGATTTATCCGGCAAAAACTCAGCGAATCGGGCGATTTAACGATCCAAAACGTCCAATTCGGCCATCGGGTCGCGTCGATTATCACGCTTGACGGATTGAACGATATTTACGCGATTCAGAAGCATTTGGTCCAGCCGCTGCAGCTCGGCGGAAGGGAATCGGCTTTGCAGGATCGGAGCGGCGGATGGCTCGACGAAATCGAGACCCGCTTCATCTCCCTGCCCGTCCTGAAACGGACGAACGAATGGGACGAAATCGTTGCGGCCGTCCTTGCGGGGGACGCGGCCTTGCTGCTGGACGGAGAAGACCGGGCGCTCCTGATCAAAAGCCGCAACCCGCCCGGACGCGCGATCGAAGAACCGCAAACCGAAGCGCTGGTCCGGGGCCCGAGGGAAGGCTTCACCGAAAACATATCCGCCAATATGACGCTCGTGCGCAAGCAAATTCGCGATCCCAACCTGACGTTCGACACCGTTCTCGTCGGCCGGCGTTCCCGGCAAACGCTCGCGGTCGCGTATATCGACGGCATCGCGCACCCCGAAATCGTCAAGGAAGTCAAACGCAGGCTGGAATCGCTCGACGTGGACGCCGCTCCGGAATCGGGCACGATCGAGCAATGGATCGAAGACAGCTTTCTGTCTCCGTTTCCGCAAATTTTACATACGGAAAGACCGGACAAAGTCGCGTCCGCGCTGCTGCAGGGCAAAGTCGCCCTGCTGCTCGAAGGCACGCCGTTCGTCCTCCTGCTGCCGACGACGCTCGTTTCCCTGATCCAATCCCCCGAAGATTATTACGAAAGGTGGATCATCGGTTCCCTGATCCGCACGCTCCGGTATGCCGCGGTTCTCGTTACGCTGCTGCTGCCCGCTCTTTATGTCGCGCTCATCTCTTTTCACCAGGGAATGATCCCTTTCAAACTCGCCTTTTCGATCGCGGCGACAAGGGAGGGCGTTCCGTTTCCGGCCGTCGTCGAAGCGCTGTTGATGGAAGGAACGTTCGAGCTGCTGCGCGAGGCCGGCATCCGGCTGCCCAAGCCGATCGGCCAGACGATCGGGATCGTCGGCGGCCTCGTCATCGGCGAAGCCGCGGTCCAGGCGGGCATCGTCAGTCCGGTCATGGTCATCATCGTGTCGATCACGGCGATCTCCTCCTTTGCCATTCCGGCTTACAGCGTCGGAATCGCGTTCCGCATTCTCCGGTTCGCCGTTATATTGGCCGCCAGCATCTTCGGGCTTTACGGCATCGTGCTTGCGATGATTACGATTTGCATCCATCTTTTGCGCTTGTACAGCTTCGGCGTTCCGTATTCGGCTCCCTATGCGCCGACGCTCAAGAGCGATTGGCGGGACCTGATCGTCCGCCTCCGATCACGCTTCTGA